The following coding sequences are from one Syngnathus acus chromosome 12, fSynAcu1.2, whole genome shotgun sequence window:
- the LOC119131684 gene encoding LOW QUALITY PROTEIN: unconventional myosin-XVIIIb-like (The sequence of the model RefSeq protein was modified relative to this genomic sequence to represent the inferred CDS: deleted 3 bases in 3 codons), whose amino-acid sequence MQPPHLDLCEDLSELESVNESSVLHTLISRAKANMPLTQAGPNLINLWPPLQTSSKAPKSRMARRWWDAPPALAALVKRVYVSLVDSRRDHCVCAVGRSGTGKTAACRAFAVALLKQAGTAGPNLSVARCAGHVTVLKSFGCVTSAHSEASSRFATLFSLDFNHAGRAAAGHLQTMMLDKWRVCQMTAGESNFLVFSQLLAGLSAEMRSELQLHQLAEQHAFGMAPPTKVEEKQRASVAFAKLLVAMETLGFSASEQKAIWHVLAGIYHLGAAGACKVGRRQFLNFDSAQAASSVLGCEGEEFHTLVFKHHLRHLLRKATGSAREHSGVSQAEEGPRLTAAQCLQGMASALYEELFTAVVSLINRSLSGQQLALASVMVADAPGLRNPRHHAAHQRAADFSDFCHNYLQERLAHYRYVHAFTNSQDIYAQENIQVELECPESKPADVVSAIDQPVPQVRAAGDAPRGLLWALDEEMWTPASDEGAALEHVCRHFSNSVRQCEQPLHCEVQHLAGSDAVRYDLSGWLDRLRNNPAAGNAGELLRNSHIVPVKSLFTPSGRANPACGGVCGLEGWSQRCLQRSSIVRKTLSAGTAALRRHSPCIGVKLQADALVNVLRRARPVFLQCMGAEADAGAFDTARLRAQLEAAQTLAVLRAYRTGYPDHMALSDFRCHFQALSPPIMKRYASMFVSHDERKAVDELLADLDLEPNSVAVGASRVFMKRGVLRHLEAQRDLQVTGWLVHLQAACAGHLARHKYRTLKVQHMAVQCLQRNLRVLRGVSEWRWWKLFCRVRPLLDVNMDNERLRAKEEELSGLRRRLEKSEKERNDLRQTVDACETKLTAVTSELSDERFRGDAVAQALDVERAERLRLSKENKDLQARLDQCALAMETLEKNLEVERQKIRTLESRQLAGTESELALQLECCQTEADFLRRRLQQTEEKALAERDARQQADAKVASLQAQLDQSKRAATELKRHNRRLGHDLHDARVMTDNLRNRTHQLERKQRRFDGELAAALAEADGERELKDKSLQENAALGVQIFSLRRDLQESRAEACRLQRQKDELCSQIRDLSVHLTAESLPELKKQARCLEGVASERAEEIAALSATVERHRQVHVRTELEMARVKQMHQKELEDKEEELEDVHRSSQRRLRQLEMQLEQEYEEKQMVLHDKQDLEALVATLCEQVGHRDFDVEKKLRRDLKRTHALLADAQTLLGAGQSRKSPDGGSAEQLERLHCQLEESESRRREVEAAQSTLTQELEDLHVRLEDICKEKTLADEELCVLRREKVDLLKRLEEDQDDLNQLMKKHKALIAQSSGDICQIRELQAELEEVKKQRHGLQEELQQQASRLHFLESSTVGRSIVSKQEARVCDLENKLEFSKGQVKRFEVLVLRLRDSVVRLGEELEQSAQSEARQRDTARYFQQRLQDLRVEMEELDLRQQESGRRRMELEMQVEELTAIRQTLQADLETSIRRIVDLQAALEEVRSSDDSDSDRESSRAEDALAWRGTASPRGGGSGGSDTLTSQAGCRSPADSCGSRTLRSLEDPDETDSGAGRPGGGLGRAASSSALSELLEGLRKRRVGSTAEVGGALSLGVCQPTAAAALRRRASALSVASGELPEARPGILKPTSPLLPRSAASSATPPCGSTAPALPRLSLLASSLAQRPSSPGIPEEDREQRQRSPSLPRGVTFQNRHLLGEWDAASVASDLSDVPPAVRRAQSAGSLTGSLAGSLTGSLVGSVRGGRRTLSVRFGDLPPSTRRGRDSATESSGSGSSAESREPTRPRRRSDQPRGERLEAEGSEGGDVASVMRKYLNKESD is encoded by the exons ATGCAACCCCCCCACCTGGACCTGTGCGAGGACCTGAGCGAACTAGAAAGCGTCAACGAGAGCAGCGTGCTGCACACGCTAATTAGCCGCGCTAAGGCGAACATGCCGCTAACCCAAGCCGGGCCCAACCTGATC AACTTGTGGCCGCCGCTGCAGACCTCCAGCAAG GCTCCCAAGTCTCGCATGGCGAGGCGTTGGTGGGACGCC CCGCCCGCTCTGGCCGCCCTGGTCAAGCGGGTGTACGTGTCGCTCGTGGACTCCCGTCGGGACCACTGCGTCTGCGCCGTGGGTCGCAGCGGCACCGGCAAGACGGCCGCCTGCCGGGCCTTCGCCGTGGCGCTGCTCAAGCAAGCCGGAACGGCCGGACCCAACTTGAGCG tggCTCGCTGTGCAGGCCATGTTACGGTCTTAAAGTCTTTTGGCTGCGTGACTTCGGCGCACAGCGAGGCCTCGTCGCGCTTCGCCACGCTTTTCTCCTTGGACTTCAACCACGCCGGACGAGCCGCCGCCGGACACCTGCAG ACCATGATGTTGGACAAATGGCGAGTTTGTCAGATGACGGCAGGAGAGAGCAACTTCCTGGTCTTCTCGCAGCTGCTAGCGGGACTAAGCGCGGAGATGAG GTCGGAACTGCAGCTCCATCAGCTTGCGGAGCAGCACGCCTTTGGCATGGCCCCTCCTACCAAG GTTGAGGAAAAACAGCGAGCCTCCGTGGCCTTCGCCAAGCTGTTGGTCGCCATGGAAACGCTGGGCTTCAGCGCCAGCGAGCAGAAGGCCATCTGGCACGTGCTGGCCGGGATTTACCATCTGGGGGCCGCAGGGGCCTGCAAAG TGGGGCGGAGAcagtttttgaattttgacagCGCTCAGGCAGCCAGCTCTGTGCTAGGCTGCGAGGGCGAGGAGTTTCACACCTTGGTCTTCAAGCATCAC CTCAGGCATTTGCTGCGGAAGGCCACCGGGAGCGCCAGAGAGCACAGCGGCGTGTCCCAGGCTGAAGAGG GTCCCAGGCTGACGGCGGCGCAGTGCCTCCAAGGGATGGCGTCGGCTCTCTACGAAGAACTTTTCACTGCCGTCGTGTCGCTCATCAACAG ATCCCTGAGCGGGCAGCAGTTGGCGCTGGCGTCGGTCATGGTGGCGGACGCGCCAGGCCTGAGGAACCCTCGCCACCACGCGGCGCACCAACGAGCGGCCGACTTCAGCGACTTCTGTCACAACTACCTGCAAGAACGACTGGCGCACTATCGATACGTTCACGCCTTCACAAACAGCCAGGACATCTATGCGCAG GAGAACATTCAGGTGGAGCTGGAGTGTCCCGAGAGCAAGCCGGCCGATGTGGTGTCCGCCATCGACCAGCCGGTTCCTCAG GTGCGCGCGGCAGGCGACGCCCCTCGCGGTCTGCTGTGGGCGCTGGACGAGGAGATGTGGACGCCTGCGTCTGACGAGGGCGCCGCCCTGGAGCACGTGTGCCGTCATTTCAGCAACAGCG TGCGTCAATGCGAGCAGCCTCTGCACTGCGAAGTTCAGCACCTAGCGGGAAGCGATGCCGTCCGCTACGACCTCAGCGGATGGTTGGACAGGTTGCGCAACAATCCGGCCGCCGGCAACGCTGGCGAACTGCTGCGCAACTCCCACAT CGTACCGGTCAAGTCGCTGTTCACGCCAAGCGGGCGCGCCAATCCCGCTTGCGGCGGCGTGTGCGGCCTGGAGGGCTGGAGCCAGCGCTGCCTGCAGAGGAGCAGCATCGTCCGCAAGACGCTGAGCGCCGGCACGGCGGCGCTGCGCAGACATTCGCCGTGCATCGGCGTCAAGCTGCAGGCT GACGCCCTGGTCAACGTGCTGCGCCGGGCCAGGCCCGTCTTCCTGCAGTGCATGGGCGCCGAGGCGGACGCCGGCGCCTTCGACACGGCCCGCCTCCGAGCGCAACTGGAGGCCGCGCAGACGCTGGCCGTGTTGCGCGCCTACCGCACAG GTTACCCGGATCACATGGCTCTGAGCGACTTCCGCTGCCACTTCCAGGCGTTGTCTCCGCCCATCATGAAGCGCTACGCCTCCATGTTTGTCAGCCACGACGAGAGGAAG GCCGTGGACGAGCTGCTGGCCGACTTGGACCTGGAGCCCAATAGCGTGGCGGTCGGCGCCAGTCGG GTGTTCATGAAGCGTGGCGTGCTGCGCCACCTGGAGGCCCAGCGGGACCTGCAGGTGACAGGCTGGCTAGTCCACCTTCAGGCGGCCTGCGCCGGTCACCTGGCCAGGCACAAGTACCGCACGCTCAAG GTGCAGCACATGGCGGTGCAGTGCCTCCAGAGGAACCTGCGGGTGCTGCGCGGCGTGTCGGAGTGGCGCTGGTGGAAGCTCTTCTGCCGGGTGCGCCCCCTGCTGGACGTCAACATGGACAACGAGAGGCTACGCGCCAAAGAA GAGGAACTTTCGGGGCTGAGAAGACGTTTGGAAAAGTCCGAGAAAGAGCGCAACGACTTGCGACAAACGGTGGACGCCTGCGAAACCAAA ctgacggcggTGACCTCGGAGCTGAGCGACGAGCGTTTCCGCGGCGACGCGGTGGCTCAGGCTCTGGATGTGGAGAGAGCGGAAAGGCTGAGGCTCAGCAAGGAGAACAAGGATCTACAA GCTCGCCTGGACCAGTGCGCGCTTGCCATGGAGACACTGGAGAAGAATCTGGAAGTGGAACGTCAAAAGATTCGCACGCTGGAGAGTCGGCAATTGGCGGGAACAG AGAGCGAGCTGGCCCTGCAGCTGGAGTGTTGCCAGACGGAGGCGGACTTCCTTCGACGACGTCTGCAGCAGACGGAAGAGAAGGCGCTGGCCGAGCGGGACGCGCGGCAGCAGGCGGACGCCAAG GTGGCATCCTTGCAGGCTCAACTGGACCAGTCCAAGCGCGCGGCGACGGAGCTGAAGCGCCACAACCGGCGCCTGGGCCACGACTTGCACGACGCCAGGGTGATGACCGACAACCTGCGCAATCGGACCCACCAGCTGGAACGCAAACAGCGACG ATTTGACGGCGAGCTGGCCGCGGCGTTGGCGGAGGCAGACGGCGAGCGGGAGCTGAAGGACAAAAGCCTGCAGGAGAACGCCGCGCTGGGGGTGCAGATTTTCTCGCTGCGCCGAGACCTCCAG GAGAGTCGAGCGGAGGCGTGCCGCCTCCAGCGGCAGAAGGACGAGTTGTGCAGTCAGATCCGCGACCTCAGCGTCCATCTGACGGCCGAGTCGCTGCCCGAGCTGAAGAAGCAAGCGCGCTGTCTGGAGGGCGTGGCCAGCGAGAGGGCGGAAGAGATCGCCGCGCTGAGCGCCACCGTCGAGCGCCACCGGCAG GTTCACGTGCGCACCGAGTTGGAGATGGCTCGGGTGAAGCAGATGCACCAGAAGGAGCTGGaggacaaggaggaggagctggaggacgTGCACAGGTCGTCTCAGAGGCGG CTGAGACAGCTGGAGATGCAGCTGGAGCAGGAATATGAGGAGAAGCAGATGGTGCTTCACGACAAGCAGGACCTGGAAGCGCTGGTGGCCACGCTGTGCGAACAG GTGGGCCACCGTGACTTTGACGTGGAGAAGAAGCTGAGGCGAGACCTGAAGAGGACTCACGCCCTACTGGCTGACGCCCAGACCCTGCTGGGCGCGGGCCAAAGCCGCAAGAGTCCCGACGGCGGGAGCGCCGAGCAGCTGGAAAGACTCCACTGTCAG TTGGAGGAGAGCGAATCCCGACGCCGGGAGGTGGAGGCCGCGCAGAGCACCTTGACGCAGGAGCTGGAGGACCTTCACGTTCGACTGGAGGACATCTGCAAGGAGAAGACTCTG GCAGATGAGGAGCTTTGTGTCCTGCGGCGGGAGAAAGTCGACCTTCTGAAGCGTCTGGAAGAGGATCAGGACGACCTCAACCAACTCATGAAGAAGCACAAAGCGCTCATTGCGCAg TCGTCCGGCGATATCTGTCAAATCCGAGAGTTGCAGGCGGAGCTGGAGGAGGTGAAGAAGCAGCGACACGGGCTCCAGGAGGAG CTCCAGCAGCAGGCGTCCAGGCTGCACTTCCTGGAGTCGTCCACCGTGGGGCGCAGCATTGTCAGCAAGCAGGAAGCGCGGGTGTGTGACCTCGAGAACAAGCTGGAGTTCAGCAAAGGtcaagtcaaaaggtttgag GTGCTGGTGCTGCGGCTGCGCGACAGCGTGGTGCGCCTGGGAGAGGAGCTGGAGCAGAGCGCGCAGTCGGAGGCTCGCCAGCGCGACACCGCTCGCTACTTCCAGCAGCGGCTCCAGGACCTGCGCGTGGAAATGGAGGAGCTGGACCTACGGCAGCAGGAGAGCGGCAGACGCCGCATGGAGCTG GAGATGCAGGTGGAGGAGCTGACGGCCATCCGGCAGACCTTGCAGGCCGACCTGGAGACCTCCATCCGCCGCATCGTGGACCTGCAGGCCGCCCTGGAGGAGGTCCGCTCCAGCGACGACAGCGACTCCGACAG GGAATCCAGCAGGGCGGAGGATGCTTTGGCTTGGCGAGGGACGGCCTCGCcgcgcggcggcggcagcggcggcagcgaCACCCTCACCAGTCAGGCGGGGTGCCGCTCGCCGGCCGACTCCTGCGGCTCGCGCACTTTGCG CTCCTTGGAGGACCCGGACGAGACCGACTCGGGCGCGGGGCGTCCGGGAGGAGGACTCGGCAGGGCGGCGTCCTCCTCGGCGCTGTCCGAGCTTCTGGAAGGACTTCGCAAGCGGCGAGTGGGCAGCACTGCCGAGGTGGGGGGCGCGCTTTCGCTTGGCGTTTGTCAAcccacggcggcggcggccctgCGCCGCCGGGCCTCTGCGCTCTCCGTTGCATCGGGGGAACTTCCGGAAGCGCGCCCGGGCATTCTGAAGCCGACCTCACCGCTCCTGCCCCGCTCCGCCGCATCCTCCGCTACGCCGCCCTGCGGCTCAACGGCACCGGCGCTGCCCCGCCTCTCGTTGTTGGCGTCCTCGCTGGCCCAGCGCCCCTCCTCCCCGGGCATCCCAGAAGAGGACCGGGAGCAACGTCAGCGCTCCCCAAGTTTGCCCCGAGGCGTGACGTTCCAGAACCGGCATCTCCTGGGCGAATGGGACGCCGCATCTGTCGCCTCCGACCTGTCTGACGTCCCGCCCGCCGTCCGTAGAGCTCAGTCGGCCGGCAGCCTGACCGGCAGCCTGGCCGGAAGCCTGACCGGCAGCCTAGTCGGCTCGGTACGTGGCGGCCGGCGGACGCTCAGCGTCCGTTTTGGGGATCTGCCTCCCTCCACTCGGCGTGGCAGGGATTCCGCCACGGAGTCGTCCGGGTCAGGAAGCTCGGCGGAAAGTCGGGAGCCGACGCGGCCCCGACGGCGTTCGGACCAGCCCAGGGGAGAGCGGCTGGAAGCCGAAGGCAGCGAGGGCGGCGACGTGGCCTCCGTCATGAGGAAGTACCTCAACAAAGAAAGCGACTAA